Within the Arthrobacter sp. V1I7 genome, the region CGCCATCGCGCCGGCGATGGAGCCACCGAAGCCCTCCCAGGTTTTCTTGGGACTGATTTTCGGGGCCATCGGGTGCTTGCCAAGCGAGGCTCCGACGAGATAGCCGAAGGTGTCATTGGAGACCACCAGCAGCAGCAGGGTGGCGATCTGCCAGGCACCTGGCGGAATGACGCCGTCGGGCCAGAGCCCCACCGGCGTCTGGCCGCCGCTGGCATGCAGGGGCAGCACGGCGAAGCTGATCAGGAACGGAACCCAGGCCAAGGTGAAGACGCCGGCGAAGATGCTCCGCGCCGAACCGGCGGCACCCTCCAGGGAGCGCCACAGCAGAATGGCCACGCTGCTGAGCAGCATGGCGAAGAGCAGGCTTTCCGGGCCGCCGAAATAGGCGGCGAGCGGCATGGCAACCGTTCCGACCAGCACCGGAATGATGGGCAGCCGGGTTCCGGCGGCTTCCAGCGCCCGGAAGATCTCCCAGACGCCGAAGACCGCGAAGGTAGTGGTGACGAGCACGAAGCCCAGCGGCAGGAACAGCAGTCCGGCAAGGACGAGGAAGAGCATGCCAAGGCCCACCGCAGTGGCGGCAGGAAGGTTCCTGCCGGCTTTGGGCGTCAGGTTGCTGCGTTGCTTCCCCGGCCCCCGGACGTTTGGTCCGGGGGCCTGCTGTGCCTGACCCATCAGACCTCGAGAAGCTCGGCTTCCTTGCGCTTGAGCAGCTCGTCGATGCCGTCGACGTGCGCTTTGGTCATGGCGTCGAGTTCCTTTTCGCCGCGGCTGCCCTCGTCCTCGCCGGCTTCGCCGTCCTTGACAAGTTTGTCCAGGGTTTCCTTGGCCTTGCGGCGGATGTTGCGGATGGAGACCTTGGCGTCCTCGCCCTTGGTCTTGACGATCTTGACGTATTCCTT harbors:
- a CDS encoding phosphatidate cytidylyltransferase produces the protein MGQAQQAPGPNVRGPGKQRSNLTPKAGRNLPAATAVGLGMLFLVLAGLLFLPLGFVLVTTTFAVFGVWEIFRALEAAGTRLPIIPVLVGTVAMPLAAYFGGPESLLFAMLLSSVAILLWRSLEGAAGSARSIFAGVFTLAWVPFLISFAVLPLHASGGQTPVGLWPDGVIPPGAWQIATLLLLVVSNDTFGYLVGASLGKHPMAPKISPKKTWEGFGGSIAGAMAIGVLASLFVLDKPWWVGAVLAVGMVAAATAGDLAESMVKRELGIKDMSSILPGHGGVMDRLDSIVFASPVAFILFSAVAGT